The Cellulomonas wangleii genome includes a region encoding these proteins:
- a CDS encoding NAD(P)-binding domain-containing protein, which translates to MPQPPVAAPAAGGRRALRAPLAPRVVDVDVVVVGAGQAGLSAAYHLARTGLVAVGSRGWERARGTFVVLDANHRAGGAWQHRWRSLTMADAHHVHDLPGMPLAVADPAEAAADAVPYYFAQYEEAFGLNVQRPVRVERVDRAPDGDEPRFLVTTRHVDHPDAVVVWSARGVVNASGTWGKPFWPAYPGRGAFRGRQLHARDFRSAADLADGHVVVVGGGTSAVQLLLQVAQVTSTTWVTRRPPAWVDEDFTPELGRDAVARVDDRVRAGLVPESVVSVTGLPLTPAYRAGIEAGVLRARPVFTRIVGDGVVWETAGAAEPTPAADGRSGTGGWVPGPPFVEARTILWATGFRASLDHLAPLGLRSPGGGIAMDGTQVVAEPRLQLVGYGPSASTVGANRAGREAARRLRRELRW; encoded by the coding sequence ATGCCTCAGCCCCCCGTCGCCGCGCCCGCTGCCGGTGGCCGTCGTGCGCTCCGTGCGCCGCTGGCCCCGCGGGTGGTCGACGTCGACGTCGTCGTCGTGGGGGCGGGGCAGGCAGGGCTCTCCGCCGCGTACCACCTGGCCCGCACGGGGCTCGTCGCGGTCGGGTCGCGCGGCTGGGAGCGGGCGCGCGGCACGTTCGTGGTGCTGGACGCGAACCACCGCGCCGGGGGCGCCTGGCAGCACCGCTGGCGCTCGCTGACCATGGCGGACGCGCACCACGTGCACGACCTGCCGGGGATGCCGCTGGCGGTCGCCGACCCGGCCGAGGCGGCGGCCGACGCGGTGCCCTACTACTTCGCCCAGTACGAGGAGGCGTTCGGCCTCAACGTGCAGCGTCCCGTGCGGGTCGAGCGCGTCGACCGGGCACCGGACGGTGACGAGCCCCGGTTCCTCGTCACGACGCGGCACGTCGACCACCCCGACGCCGTCGTCGTGTGGTCGGCACGCGGGGTCGTCAACGCGTCCGGCACCTGGGGCAAGCCGTTCTGGCCGGCGTACCCCGGACGCGGTGCGTTCCGGGGTCGGCAGCTGCACGCCCGCGACTTCCGCAGCGCCGCCGACCTGGCGGACGGGCACGTGGTGGTGGTCGGCGGCGGCACCTCGGCCGTGCAGCTGCTGCTGCAGGTCGCGCAGGTCACCTCGACCACCTGGGTGACCCGCCGCCCGCCCGCGTGGGTCGACGAGGACTTCACACCGGAGCTGGGCCGCGACGCCGTGGCCCGGGTGGACGACCGCGTACGCGCCGGGCTGGTGCCCGAGTCGGTCGTCTCCGTCACCGGTCTGCCGCTGACCCCTGCGTACCGCGCGGGGATCGAGGCCGGTGTGCTGCGCGCGCGCCCGGTGTTCACGCGCATCGTCGGCGACGGCGTGGTGTGGGAGACCGCGGGCGCGGCGGAGCCGACCCCCGCGGCGGACGGACGGTCGGGGACCGGCGGCTGGGTGCCGGGCCCGCCCTTCGTCGAGGCGCGCACGATCCTGTGGGCGACCGGGTTCCGGGCCTCGCTCGACCACCTGGCACCTCTGGGGCTGCGATCCCCGGGCGGCGGCATCGCGATGGACGGCACCCAGGTCGTGGCCGAGCCCCGCCTCCAGCTCGTCGGGTACGGGCCGAGCGCGTCGACCGTCGGTGCCAACCGTGCAGGCCGGGAGGCGGCGCGCCGGCTGCGGCGCGAGCTGCGCTGGTGA
- a CDS encoding MarR family winged helix-turn-helix transcriptional regulator, with protein sequence MSDEPVLRVERELGLFLRRARAASAGVARSVHPDLDGSAYLLLSAVARTPGTRTSDLAELLGVGRGTMSRQVTRLERLGLLVRRPDPHDSRSQPLELTAEGERRMAHARAARQEYLHRSLEGWQDDELLRLADLLGRLNDDLVRGAGRPADPH encoded by the coding sequence ATGAGCGACGAGCCCGTGCTGCGTGTCGAGCGGGAGCTGGGGCTGTTCCTGCGCCGCGCGCGGGCGGCCTCCGCCGGTGTGGCGCGGTCCGTGCACCCCGACCTCGACGGCTCCGCGTACCTGCTGCTGTCGGCCGTCGCCCGGACGCCGGGGACCCGGACCAGCGACCTCGCGGAGCTGCTGGGGGTGGGGCGCGGCACGATGTCGCGCCAGGTGACCCGGCTGGAGCGGCTGGGCCTGCTGGTGCGGCGCCCGGACCCGCACGACTCGCGCAGCCAGCCCCTCGAGCTCACGGCCGAGGGGGAGCGGCGGATGGCCCACGCGCGTGCCGCGCGCCAGGAGTACCTGCACCGCTCGCTCGAGGGGTGGCAGGACGACGAGCTGCTGCGGCTCGCCGACCTGCTGGGGCGCCTCAACGACGACCTGGTCCGGGGCGCGGGGCGGCCCGCCGACCCGCACTGA
- a CDS encoding NUDIX hydrolase — protein MKAVAAGPVEAAGALVWRERAGRLQVALVHRPRYHDWSWPKGKLDPGELPPVAAVREVEEETGLAVVLGLPLPGLEYRLADGRQKVVHYWAARVAGRGDEAPLRARPPVPHADRSEIDFWEWFDVAQAGHRLTRGADSRPLDALVEAHEKGRLDTHALVVARHGQARKRSLWDGTEDDRPLTGLGRRQATTMTPALAAFGVEHVVTSRWERCAATVAPYAAAAGVDPQVAEVLTEAEHDASPARVGGTVRELLDGRRDTVLCTHRPVLPTVLDVLAEHSRRPVADALPHGNPFLAPAELLVAHAGLTPRGVRVLAVERHRSPVPAA, from the coding sequence GTGAAGGCCGTCGCCGCGGGTCCGGTCGAGGCGGCCGGCGCGCTCGTGTGGCGGGAGCGGGCCGGGCGGCTGCAGGTCGCGCTCGTGCACCGCCCGCGCTACCACGACTGGTCCTGGCCGAAGGGCAAGCTGGACCCGGGCGAGCTGCCGCCGGTCGCGGCGGTGCGCGAGGTCGAGGAGGAGACCGGGCTGGCGGTCGTCCTGGGGCTGCCTCTGCCCGGCCTGGAGTACCGGCTGGCCGACGGACGGCAGAAGGTCGTGCACTACTGGGCCGCCCGCGTGGCCGGACGGGGTGACGAGGCGCCGCTGCGGGCGCGACCGCCCGTGCCACACGCCGACCGGTCCGAGATCGACTTCTGGGAGTGGTTCGACGTGGCGCAGGCGGGCCACCGGCTCACCCGCGGCGCCGACAGCCGCCCGCTGGACGCGCTCGTCGAGGCCCACGAGAAGGGCCGGCTGGACACCCACGCGCTGGTGGTCGCCCGCCACGGGCAGGCACGCAAGCGCAGCCTCTGGGACGGCACGGAGGACGACCGTCCGCTGACGGGCCTGGGGCGGCGCCAGGCGACGACGATGACGCCGGCGCTGGCCGCGTTCGGCGTGGAGCACGTGGTGACGAGCCGGTGGGAGCGCTGCGCGGCGACGGTGGCGCCCTACGCCGCGGCCGCGGGGGTGGACCCGCAGGTGGCGGAGGTGCTCACCGAGGCCGAGCACGACGCCTCACCGGCCCGCGTGGGCGGGACGGTCCGCGAGCTGCTGGACGGCCGCCGGGACACGGTGCTGTGCACCCACCGCCCGGTGCTGCCGACCGTGCTCGACGTGCTGGCCGAGCACAGCCGCCGCCCCGTGGCCGACGCGCTGCCCCACGGCAACCCGTTCCTGGCCCCGGCGGAGCTGCTGGTGGCGCACGCCGGCCTGACACCGCGCGGGGTGCGGGTGCTGGCCGTCGAGCGCCACCGGTCGCCCGTCCCGGCGGCCTGA
- a CDS encoding DUF47 domain-containing protein, with the protein MRLRLTPRDTSYFDLFAASATHLVTGANLLAEMLGADRATRKEINKRMAEAEHAADDATHTIMRRLNQTFVTPFDRDDIYDLASSLDDCMDYMDEASDLIVLYKVDELPARVSDQVQVLQRAAELTAEAMPRLRSMDSLQEYWVEVNRLENQADKSHRKLLAQMFDEIADPILLMKLKEIVEKLEDAADAFEKVANTVETIALKES; encoded by the coding sequence GTGCGCCTGCGCCTGACACCGCGCGACACCTCGTACTTCGACCTCTTCGCCGCGTCCGCGACGCATCTCGTCACGGGTGCGAACCTGCTGGCGGAGATGCTCGGCGCCGACCGCGCCACCCGCAAGGAGATCAACAAGCGGATGGCGGAGGCCGAGCACGCCGCCGACGACGCGACGCACACGATCATGCGCCGCCTCAACCAGACGTTCGTCACCCCCTTCGACCGGGACGACATCTACGACCTGGCCTCGAGCCTCGACGACTGCATGGACTACATGGACGAGGCGTCCGACCTCATCGTCCTGTACAAGGTCGACGAGCTGCCCGCGCGGGTGTCCGACCAGGTGCAGGTCCTGCAGCGTGCCGCCGAGCTCACCGCCGAGGCGATGCCGCGGCTGCGGTCGATGGACTCGCTGCAGGAGTACTGGGTCGAGGTCAACCGCCTCGAGAACCAGGCGGACAAGTCGCACCGCAAGCTGCTCGCGCAGATGTTCGACGAGATCGCCGACCCGATCCTGCTCATGAAGCTCAAGGAGATCGTCGAGAAGCTCGAGGACGCGGCGGACGCCTTCGAGAAGGTGGCCAACACGGTCGAGACGATCGCGCTCAAGGAGTCCTGA
- a CDS encoding RNA degradosome polyphosphate kinase: MTDAPAIDPALAERIAEHVETAAEPLTTGTGALPDDRFLDRELSWLAFNQRVLELAEDESLPLLERVRFLAIFASNLDEFFMVRVAGLKRRIATGIAVTAASGLSPRQVLEAISERAHALMERHARVLSTDVQPALAAEGITIVRWDDLGDAEQDRLHKFFRRQIFPVLTPLAVDPAHPFPYISGLSLNLAVSVVNPASGKEHFARVKVPPLLPRYIAVDAAGRPSAPVPQTAAPERGPMSFVPVEDVIAQHLDMLFPGMEVREFHTFRITRNEDVEVEEDDAENLLKAMEKELLRRRFGPPVRLELAEGISPRVRKLLVRELGMSEDDVYELPAPLDHTGLNLIADLDRPELQFPRFVPATHRQLAEVESATPTNVFAAIRTRDILLHHPYDSFSTSVQTFLEQAAADPAVLAIKQTLYRTSGDSPIVDALIDAAQAGKQVLALVEIKARFDEQNNISWARKLEQAGVHVVYGIVGLKTHCKLSLVVRQEADGLRRYSHVGTGNYHPRTARLYTDLGLLTADPDVGQDLTRLFNQLSGYAPKSRFHRLLVAPRSVRTGLVERIEREAAAARRGEPAWIKIKVNSMVDETTIDALYRASQAGVPVDINVRGICALRPGVPGLSENIRVRSILGRFLEHSRVFAFAHATPDDGDGFEGPEVFIGSADLMHRNLDRRVEALVRVADPAQITELVEYLDETMDDGTSSWHLGTDGEWVRHTQGADGPLTDLQEVLIHRQRRRPGAAR; the protein is encoded by the coding sequence ATGACCGACGCCCCTGCGATCGATCCTGCCCTGGCCGAGCGGATCGCCGAGCACGTGGAGACCGCTGCCGAGCCGCTGACCACGGGCACCGGCGCCCTGCCCGACGACCGGTTCCTCGACCGCGAGCTGTCCTGGCTCGCCTTCAACCAGCGCGTCCTGGAGCTGGCGGAGGACGAGAGCCTGCCCCTGCTCGAGCGCGTGCGCTTCCTCGCCATCTTCGCGTCCAACCTCGACGAGTTCTTCATGGTCCGCGTGGCGGGGCTCAAGCGCCGCATCGCGACGGGCATCGCCGTCACGGCGGCGTCCGGACTGTCGCCGCGCCAGGTGCTCGAGGCGATCAGCGAGCGCGCGCACGCCCTGATGGAGCGTCACGCGCGCGTGCTGTCGACCGACGTGCAGCCCGCGCTGGCGGCCGAGGGCATCACGATCGTGCGCTGGGACGACCTGGGCGACGCGGAGCAGGACCGCCTGCACAAGTTCTTCCGTCGCCAGATCTTCCCGGTCCTCACCCCCCTCGCGGTGGACCCGGCGCACCCGTTCCCGTACATCTCGGGGCTGTCGCTCAACCTGGCGGTCAGCGTGGTGAACCCCGCCAGCGGCAAGGAGCACTTCGCGCGCGTGAAGGTGCCGCCGCTGCTGCCGCGGTACATCGCCGTCGACGCGGCCGGCCGGCCCTCGGCCCCGGTCCCCCAGACGGCGGCACCCGAGCGCGGACCGATGTCGTTCGTGCCGGTCGAGGACGTCATCGCCCAGCACCTCGACATGCTCTTCCCCGGCATGGAGGTCCGCGAGTTCCACACGTTCCGCATCACGCGCAACGAGGACGTGGAGGTCGAGGAGGACGACGCCGAGAACCTGCTCAAGGCGATGGAGAAGGAGCTGCTGCGCCGCCGCTTCGGCCCTCCGGTGCGTCTGGAGCTCGCGGAGGGCATCAGCCCGCGCGTCCGCAAGCTCCTGGTGCGCGAGCTCGGCATGTCCGAGGACGACGTCTACGAGCTGCCCGCCCCGCTCGACCACACGGGTCTGAACCTCATCGCCGACCTGGACCGTCCCGAGCTGCAGTTCCCCCGGTTCGTGCCGGCGACGCACCGCCAGCTCGCGGAGGTGGAGTCCGCGACCCCGACGAACGTCTTCGCGGCCATCCGCACCCGCGACATCCTGCTGCACCACCCGTACGACTCGTTCTCGACGTCGGTGCAGACGTTCCTCGAGCAGGCGGCCGCGGACCCGGCCGTGCTGGCGATCAAGCAGACCCTGTACCGCACGTCGGGCGACTCGCCGATCGTCGACGCCCTGATCGACGCCGCGCAGGCCGGCAAGCAGGTCCTGGCGCTCGTGGAGATCAAGGCGCGGTTCGACGAGCAGAACAACATCTCGTGGGCCCGCAAGCTCGAGCAGGCCGGCGTGCACGTGGTGTACGGCATCGTCGGGCTGAAGACGCACTGCAAGCTCTCGCTGGTGGTGCGCCAGGAGGCCGACGGCCTGCGGCGCTACAGCCACGTGGGTACGGGCAACTACCACCCGCGGACCGCCCGGCTGTACACCGACCTGGGCCTGCTGACCGCGGACCCCGACGTCGGCCAGGACCTCACGCGCCTGTTCAACCAGCTGTCCGGCTACGCGCCGAAGTCGCGGTTCCACCGCCTGCTGGTGGCGCCGCGCTCGGTGCGCACCGGGCTGGTCGAGCGCATCGAGCGGGAGGCCGCGGCGGCCCGCCGCGGGGAGCCCGCCTGGATCAAGATCAAGGTCAACTCGATGGTCGACGAGACCACGATCGACGCCCTGTACCGCGCGTCGCAGGCCGGCGTCCCGGTGGACATCAACGTGCGCGGGATCTGCGCGCTGCGCCCCGGCGTGCCGGGGCTGTCGGAGAACATCCGGGTGCGCTCGATCCTGGGCCGGTTCCTGGAGCACTCCCGCGTCTTCGCGTTCGCCCACGCCACCCCCGACGACGGCGACGGCTTCGAGGGCCCCGAGGTCTTCATCGGGTCGGCCGACCTCATGCACCGCAACCTCGACCGCCGGGTGGAGGCGCTGGTGCGGGTGGCCGACCCGGCCCAGATCACCGAGCTCGTCGAGTACCTGGACGAGACGATGGACGACGGCACGTCGTCCTGGCACCTGGGCACCGACGGCGAGTGGGTCCGTCACACGCAGGGCGCGGACGGGCCGCTGACGGACCTGCAGGAGGTCCTCATCCACCGGCAGAGGCGGCGGCCGGGCGCCGCACGGTGA
- the mshD gene encoding mycothiol synthase — MAPGTEVPTITAVTGALPPARAAAVRTLHQDAARADGVAPLSEQPLLWLLDPQAPVVHLLVADDGADPDGPVTGYAQLDVGSSSTVRAELVVAPAHRRRGVARALLARAAQEAATVPGRRLHVWAHGDLPAARATARSAGMVVVRELWRMATDVVGTPPPGAALPPGVQVRAFVPGQDEDAWRRVNARAFAHHPEQGRMTSADLRAREGESWFDPAGFLLAERDGQLLGSVWTKVHPAGEAPDGAPGEEVGEIYVVGVDPDAQGLGMGRALTALGLAHLRDRGLRTVILYTGAENTVAVHTYERAGFTRTAVDVMYGPPPAGTPSGDVVTVRASDDTTTPRGDATMGS, encoded by the coding sequence ATGGCCCCCGGCACCGAGGTCCCGACGATCACCGCCGTCACCGGAGCGCTGCCGCCCGCTCGGGCGGCAGCGGTACGCACGCTCCACCAGGACGCCGCCCGCGCCGACGGCGTGGCCCCCCTGTCCGAGCAGCCGCTGCTGTGGCTGCTCGACCCGCAGGCCCCGGTCGTCCACCTCCTCGTGGCGGACGACGGCGCCGACCCCGACGGGCCCGTCACCGGCTACGCCCAGCTCGACGTGGGCAGCAGCAGCACGGTGCGCGCCGAGCTGGTCGTCGCCCCCGCGCACCGGCGCCGCGGCGTCGCCCGTGCACTTTTGGCGCGCGCGGCCCAGGAGGCCGCGACGGTGCCCGGACGTCGGCTGCACGTGTGGGCGCACGGCGACCTGCCGGCCGCGCGTGCGACGGCACGCAGCGCGGGCATGGTCGTCGTGCGGGAGCTGTGGCGCATGGCGACGGACGTCGTGGGCACCCCACCACCGGGCGCGGCGCTGCCGCCCGGCGTGCAGGTCCGCGCGTTCGTCCCCGGGCAGGACGAGGACGCGTGGCGGCGGGTCAACGCCCGGGCGTTCGCCCACCACCCCGAGCAGGGCCGCATGACGTCCGCCGACCTGCGCGCCCGCGAGGGCGAGTCCTGGTTCGACCCGGCAGGGTTCCTGCTGGCCGAGCGTGACGGGCAGCTGCTCGGGTCCGTGTGGACCAAGGTGCACCCGGCCGGCGAGGCCCCGGACGGCGCGCCCGGTGAGGAGGTCGGCGAGATCTACGTGGTCGGCGTCGACCCGGACGCGCAGGGCCTGGGCATGGGACGCGCGCTCACGGCGCTGGGCCTGGCGCACCTGCGCGACCGCGGGCTGCGCACCGTCATCCTGTACACGGGCGCGGAGAACACCGTCGCGGTGCACACGTACGAGCGGGCCGGGTTCACCCGCACGGCCGTGGACGTCATGTACGGGCCGCCGCCCGCTGGTACCCCGTCGGGGGACGTCGTCACGGTGCGCGCGTCGGACGACACGACGACGCCCCGCGGCGATGCCACGATGGGTTCATGA
- a CDS encoding inorganic phosphate transporter, translating into MEPVLVVFVVALALGFDYTNGFHDAANAIATSVSTRALTPRAALIMAAVMNFAGALLGTEVAETIATSIVDLQGEPPHSALVVVLCALVGAITWNLVTWWFGLPSSSTHALIGGLVGAGLAAGFGIYGSAIVDKVVLPMIFSPLIGFGLAFAVMVGLLWLIRNRPPTRVNRRFRIAQTVSAAAMALGHGLQDAQKTMGVIYLALLTAGWADPDEGIPLWVKLAAAAAISAGTYAGGWRIMRTLGRKIIELDPARGFVAESVSAVVLYVNAFALHAPVSTTHTITSAIMGVGATKRLSAVRWGVAKNIAGAWILTIPAAALVAAVVFWVLHPILG; encoded by the coding sequence GTGGAACCTGTGCTCGTCGTCTTCGTCGTCGCGCTCGCTCTCGGGTTCGACTACACGAACGGCTTCCATGACGCCGCCAACGCCATCGCCACGTCGGTCTCGACGCGCGCGCTGACGCCGCGCGCGGCGCTGATCATGGCGGCCGTCATGAACTTCGCCGGCGCCCTGCTCGGCACCGAGGTGGCCGAGACCATCGCCACGTCGATCGTCGACCTGCAGGGCGAACCACCGCACTCAGCGCTCGTGGTCGTGCTCTGCGCACTCGTGGGCGCGATCACGTGGAACCTGGTCACGTGGTGGTTCGGCCTGCCCTCGTCGTCCACGCACGCCCTCATCGGCGGGCTGGTCGGGGCGGGGCTCGCCGCCGGCTTCGGCATCTACGGCTCGGCGATCGTCGACAAGGTCGTCCTGCCGATGATCTTCTCGCCGCTCATCGGCTTCGGCCTGGCGTTCGCCGTGATGGTCGGGCTGCTGTGGCTCATCCGCAACCGCCCCCCGACGCGCGTGAACCGCCGGTTCCGCATCGCGCAGACCGTCTCGGCCGCCGCCATGGCGCTCGGGCACGGCCTGCAGGACGCGCAGAAGACGATGGGCGTCATCTACCTGGCGCTCCTCACCGCCGGGTGGGCCGACCCCGACGAGGGCATCCCGCTGTGGGTCAAGCTCGCCGCTGCCGCCGCGATCTCGGCCGGCACCTACGCCGGTGGCTGGCGCATCATGCGGACGCTCGGCCGCAAGATCATCGAGCTCGACCCGGCGCGCGGGTTCGTCGCCGAGTCGGTCTCCGCGGTCGTGCTCTACGTCAACGCCTTCGCGCTGCACGCGCCCGTCTCGACGACGCACACCATCACGTCCGCGATCATGGGCGTCGGCGCCACCAAGCGGCTGTCGGCCGTGCGCTGGGGCGTCGCCAAGAACATCGCGGGTGCCTGGATCCTCACGATCCCGGCTGCCGCGCTGGTGGCGGCCGTCGTCTTCTGGGTGCTGCACCCGATCCTGGGCTGA
- a CDS encoding MFS transporter — protein sequence MSSTPPVDGTTVDSPTPAGASPAPMTHREVLEALSGILLGMFVSILATSVVSTSLPRIITDLGGSQSAFTWVVTATLLTTTVSTPIWGKLADLVDRKLLIQLALAVSVISSALAGLAHTTEMLIGMRALQGIGAGGLTALGTVLIADIISPRERGRYMGLMGAVMAVGMVGGPLLGGVITDAAGWRWNFFVGLPFAVAAIVVLQRTLHLPALARRRVQIDWAGAVLLSASIATLLLWVTFAGSSFDWLSWQTAVMVGGSALGIVAVVAVESRAAEPMIPLHLFRNRTVVLTVLASVAVGIALFGTQVFLSQYMQLARGKTPTESGLLTIPMVLGTFVASTLSGRAISRSGHYKKIMVAGAVLLTAGLTLMGTIDERTSFTFVGLSMLVIGSGVGMLMQNLVLATQNTLPITDMGAGTATVAFFRTLGGAIGVSALGAVLSTRVSHRIADGLTDLGADPAALGSGGAASLPDLATLPGPVRQVVEHAFGTGVAELFLIGAPVALLALVAVLALREVPLGRASGLEQRLAAQADQGQPAAAR from the coding sequence GTGAGCAGCACTCCCCCCGTCGACGGCACCACCGTCGACAGCCCCACCCCCGCCGGGGCCTCCCCCGCACCGATGACGCACCGCGAGGTCCTCGAGGCCCTGTCCGGGATCCTGCTGGGGATGTTCGTCTCGATCCTCGCGACGAGCGTGGTGTCGACGTCCCTGCCCCGCATCATCACGGACCTCGGCGGCAGCCAGTCCGCGTTCACGTGGGTCGTCACCGCGACGCTCCTGACCACCACCGTCTCGACGCCGATCTGGGGCAAGCTGGCCGACCTCGTGGACCGCAAGCTGCTCATCCAGCTGGCGCTGGCAGTCTCCGTCATCTCCTCGGCGCTGGCCGGGCTCGCCCACACCACGGAGATGCTCATCGGGATGCGCGCCCTGCAGGGCATCGGCGCCGGCGGCCTGACCGCGCTGGGCACCGTGCTCATCGCCGACATCATCAGCCCTCGCGAGCGCGGGCGGTACATGGGACTCATGGGTGCCGTCATGGCCGTCGGCATGGTCGGCGGCCCGCTGCTCGGCGGCGTCATCACCGACGCGGCCGGCTGGCGCTGGAACTTCTTCGTCGGCCTGCCGTTCGCCGTCGCGGCGATCGTCGTGCTGCAGCGCACGCTGCACCTGCCCGCCCTGGCCCGACGGCGCGTGCAGATCGACTGGGCGGGCGCGGTCCTGCTCTCGGCATCCATCGCCACGCTCCTGCTGTGGGTGACGTTCGCCGGGTCCTCGTTCGACTGGCTGTCGTGGCAGACCGCGGTCATGGTCGGCGGCTCCGCCCTCGGCATCGTGGCCGTGGTCGCGGTCGAGTCGCGCGCGGCCGAGCCGATGATCCCGCTGCACCTGTTCCGCAACCGCACCGTGGTGCTCACGGTCCTCGCGTCGGTCGCGGTCGGGATCGCACTGTTCGGCACCCAGGTCTTCCTCAGCCAGTACATGCAGCTGGCCCGCGGCAAGACCCCGACCGAGTCGGGCCTGCTCACCATCCCCATGGTCCTGGGCACGTTCGTCGCCTCGACGCTCTCGGGGCGGGCGATCTCCCGCAGCGGGCACTACAAGAAGATCATGGTCGCCGGTGCGGTCCTGCTGACCGCGGGCCTGACGCTCATGGGCACCATCGACGAGCGCACGAGCTTCACGTTCGTCGGGCTGTCCATGCTGGTCATCGGCTCCGGCGTCGGCATGCTCATGCAGAACCTCGTGCTCGCGACGCAGAACACGCTGCCGATCACCGACATGGGCGCCGGCACCGCGACGGTCGCGTTCTTCCGCACCCTCGGCGGGGCGATCGGCGTGTCAGCGCTGGGTGCCGTGCTGTCCACGCGCGTGTCGCACCGGATCGCCGACGGGCTGACGGACCTCGGCGCCGACCCCGCCGCCCTGGGGTCCGGCGGTGCGGCGTCCCTGCCGGACCTCGCGACGCTGCCCGGTCCGGTCCGCCAGGTGGTCGAGCACGCGTTCGGGACCGGCGTGGCCGAGCTCTTCCTCATCGGGGCGCCCGTCGCGCTGCTGGCGCTGGTCGCCGTGCTGGCGCTGCGGGAGGTCCCGCTGGGTCGGGCGTCGGGCCTGGAGCAGCGGCTCGCCGCGCAGGCCGACCAGGGGCAGCCCGCCGCGGCTCGCTGA
- a CDS encoding sugar porter family MFS transporter: MGDAGSGQRSPAGATKYKGKAIGLAVAAAVGGFLFGFDSSVINGAVDAVEGTFELSGVVTGFVVAVALLGSALGAWLGGRLSDRWGRTRVMVLGAVLFFVSSVLSAFAFSAWDLAIWRVVAGIGIGIASVIAPAYIAEIAPASLRGRLGSLQQLAITLGIFAALLSDQLLATAAGGASQELWFGLAAWRWMFLVCVVPAAVYGILALRIPESPRYLVAQGHREEAKAVLADVLGADEDPEERVAQIETTIRTDQELANQASLRGPVLGLLPVVWVGILLSVFQQFVGINVIFYYSTTLWQAVGFEESQSFLISTFTAVTNVLVTFIAIGLIDKVGRRPLLLIGSLGMTVALGTMAFAFTKATGTGDAISLEGSWGVIALVAANAFVVFFGATWGPLVWVLLGEMFPNRIRAAALGVAASAQWVANFLITLSFPEMLDRFGASIPYAMYASFALISFFFVLTKVPETKGVQLEDMEGLKVQRRGRPASA; this comes from the coding sequence ATGGGCGACGCGGGATCGGGGCAGAGGTCGCCTGCGGGCGCGACGAAGTACAAGGGCAAGGCGATCGGCCTGGCGGTCGCGGCCGCCGTCGGCGGGTTCCTCTTCGGGTTCGACTCCTCGGTGATCAACGGCGCCGTGGACGCGGTCGAGGGCACGTTCGAGCTGTCCGGCGTCGTCACGGGGTTCGTGGTGGCCGTCGCGCTGCTCGGGTCGGCCCTGGGCGCGTGGCTCGGGGGCCGGCTGTCCGACCGCTGGGGCCGGACGCGCGTCATGGTGCTGGGCGCCGTCCTCTTCTTCGTCTCCTCGGTGCTCTCGGCGTTCGCGTTCTCCGCGTGGGACCTGGCGATCTGGCGCGTCGTGGCCGGCATCGGCATCGGCATCGCGTCCGTCATCGCCCCCGCGTACATCGCGGAGATCGCCCCGGCGTCGCTGCGGGGCCGGCTCGGGTCCCTGCAGCAGCTCGCCATCACGCTGGGCATCTTCGCCGCCCTGCTGTCGGACCAGCTGCTCGCGACGGCGGCCGGGGGCGCGTCGCAGGAGCTGTGGTTCGGGCTCGCGGCGTGGCGGTGGATGTTCCTGGTGTGCGTCGTCCCCGCTGCCGTGTACGGGATCCTGGCGCTGCGGATCCCGGAGTCGCCGCGCTACCTCGTGGCGCAGGGGCACCGCGAGGAGGCCAAGGCGGTCCTCGCGGACGTCCTCGGTGCGGACGAGGACCCCGAGGAGCGCGTCGCGCAGATCGAGACCACGATCCGCACCGACCAGGAGCTGGCGAACCAGGCGAGCCTGCGCGGCCCGGTGCTGGGGCTGCTGCCCGTGGTGTGGGTGGGCATCCTGCTGTCGGTCTTCCAGCAGTTCGTCGGCATCAACGTGATCTTCTACTACTCCACCACGCTGTGGCAGGCCGTCGGGTTCGAGGAGAGCCAGTCGTTCCTCATCTCCACCTTCACCGCCGTGACCAACGTGCTGGTGACGTTCATCGCCATCGGGCTCATCGACAAGGTCGGGCGGCGCCCGCTGCTGCTCATCGGCTCGCTGGGGATGACCGTGGCGCTGGGGACGATGGCGTTCGCGTTCACGAAGGCCACGGGGACGGGCGACGCGATCAGCCTGGAGGGCTCGTGGGGCGTGATCGCCCTGGTGGCGGCCAACGCGTTCGTCGTGTTCTTCGGTGCGACGTGGGGCCCGCTGGTGTGGGTGCTGCTCGGCGAGATGTTCCCCAACCGCATCCGTGCGGCGGCGCTCGGCGTGGCCGCGTCGGCGCAGTGGGTGGCCAACTTCCTCATCACGCTGTCGTTCCCCGAGATGCTCGACCGCTTCGGTGCGTCCATCCCGTACGCGATGTACGCGAGCTTCGCGCTCATCTCGTTCTTCTTCGTGCTGACCAAGGTGCCCGAGACCAAGGGTGTGCAGCTCGAGGACATGGAGGGCCTGAAGGTCCAGCGGCGCGGCCGGCCCGCGTCCGCCTGA